A genomic stretch from Serratia entomophila includes:
- the glnE gene encoding bifunctional [glutamate--ammonia ligase]-adenylyl-L-tyrosine phosphorylase/[glutamate--ammonia-ligase] adenylyltransferase, with amino-acid sequence MLPLSAALQAQAQQVVQRFRDAHGADCAFSEQEQWVLASSDFVCDMLLGQPAWLATLREQPPAPGEWQHYAAWLQDDLEEVRDEAGLMRALRLFRRETLVRIAWSQALGQCTTEETLLQLSGLAETLIVSARDWLYQTCCREWGTPCNAQGEPQPLLILGMGKLGGGELNFSSDIDLIFAYPENGQTQGGRRQLDNAQFFTRLGQRLIKALDQQTIDGFVYRVDMRLRPFGDSGPLVMSFAALEDYYQEQGRDWERYAMVKARLMGGSEDAYSQELRKTLRPFVFRRYIDFSVIQSLRNMKGMIAREVRRRGLKDNIKLGAGGIREIEFITQVFQLIRGGREPALQGRSLLPTLQAVGKLGLLEAGQVQALSASYLFLRRLENLLQAIADQQTQTLPQDALDQARLAQGMGLADWPALLAALEVHMQAVRAVFDDLIGDDTPDVGEDPDYQHYHSLWQDALEENELAPLTPHLDEAARRQMLRSIAEFRHDVDKRTIGPRGRDVLDQLMPRLLAEVCPRQDAPTALSRLTLLLLSIVTRTTYLELLVEYHAALSHLIRLCAASPMVANQLSRYPLLLDELLDTATLYQPVAPDAYRSELRQYLLRVPEDDEEQKLEALRQFKQAQQLRIAAADIAEALPVMKVSDHLTYLAEAIIDAVVQQAWGDMVARYGQPAHLQEREGRGFAVIGYGKLGGWELGYSSDLDLVFLLDCPPEVMTDGERSIDGRQFYLRLAQRVMHLFSTRTSSGILYEVDARLRPSGAAGMLVSTVEAFADYQQNEAWTWEHQALVRARIVHGDPALHQQFAAIRREILCKAREPETLRREVREMREKMRNHLGSKQRDLFDIKADEGGITDIEFIAQYLVLGYANAEPRLTRWSDNVRIFELMANYDIMPEEEARALTQAYVTMRDEIHHLALQEHSGKVGGGLFAAEREQVRASWSKWLG; translated from the coding sequence ATGTTGCCACTCTCAGCAGCGTTACAGGCTCAGGCACAGCAGGTTGTGCAGCGTTTTCGGGATGCTCATGGCGCAGACTGCGCGTTCAGCGAGCAGGAACAGTGGGTGCTGGCGTCGAGCGATTTCGTCTGCGACATGCTGCTCGGCCAGCCGGCGTGGCTGGCGACGCTGCGCGAGCAGCCGCCCGCACCCGGCGAGTGGCAGCATTACGCCGCCTGGCTGCAGGACGATTTGGAAGAGGTGCGCGACGAAGCCGGGTTGATGCGCGCGCTGCGGCTGTTCCGCCGCGAGACGCTGGTGCGAATCGCCTGGTCGCAGGCGCTGGGCCAGTGCACCACCGAAGAAACGCTGCTGCAGCTGAGCGGGTTGGCGGAAACGCTGATCGTCAGCGCGCGCGACTGGCTGTATCAGACTTGCTGCCGAGAATGGGGCACGCCGTGCAACGCGCAGGGTGAACCGCAGCCGCTGCTGATCCTCGGCATGGGCAAGCTGGGCGGCGGCGAACTGAATTTCTCCTCGGATATCGATCTGATCTTCGCTTACCCGGAAAACGGCCAAACCCAGGGCGGCCGGCGCCAGTTGGACAACGCGCAGTTCTTTACCCGGCTTGGCCAGCGGCTGATCAAGGCGCTGGATCAGCAGACCATCGACGGTTTCGTTTACCGGGTTGATATGCGCCTGCGCCCGTTCGGCGACAGCGGGCCGCTGGTGATGAGCTTCGCCGCGCTGGAGGATTATTATCAGGAGCAGGGGCGCGACTGGGAGCGCTACGCCATGGTGAAGGCGCGGCTGATGGGCGGTTCGGAAGACGCCTACAGCCAGGAGCTGCGCAAGACCCTGCGGCCATTCGTGTTCCGCCGCTATATCGACTTCAGCGTGATCCAGTCGCTGCGCAACATGAAGGGCATGATCGCGCGTGAAGTGCGGCGGCGCGGGCTGAAAGACAACATCAAGCTGGGCGCCGGCGGCATTCGGGAAATCGAGTTCATCACCCAGGTCTTCCAGCTGATCCGCGGCGGGCGCGAACCGGCGCTGCAGGGGCGTTCGCTGTTGCCGACGCTACAGGCGGTGGGCAAGCTGGGGCTGCTGGAAGCCGGGCAGGTGCAGGCGCTGAGCGCCAGCTATCTGTTCCTGCGGCGATTGGAAAACCTGTTGCAGGCGATCGCCGATCAGCAAACCCAGACGCTGCCGCAGGATGCGCTCGATCAGGCGCGTCTGGCTCAGGGCATGGGGCTGGCGGATTGGCCGGCGCTGCTGGCGGCGCTGGAGGTGCATATGCAGGCGGTGAGGGCGGTATTTGACGACCTGATCGGTGACGATACCCCCGATGTAGGCGAAGATCCCGATTACCAGCACTATCACAGCCTGTGGCAGGATGCGCTGGAGGAAAACGAACTGGCACCGTTGACGCCGCACCTGGACGAAGCGGCGCGGCGGCAGATGCTGCGCAGCATCGCCGAGTTTCGTCACGACGTCGACAAGCGCACCATCGGCCCGCGCGGCCGCGACGTGCTGGATCAACTGATGCCGCGCCTGCTGGCGGAGGTGTGCCCGCGCCAGGATGCGCCGACGGCGCTGTCGCGGCTGACCCTGTTGTTGTTGAGCATCGTCACCCGCACCACCTACCTCGAACTGCTGGTGGAATACCATGCGGCGCTCAGCCATTTGATTCGCCTGTGCGCCGCCTCGCCGATGGTCGCCAACCAGCTGTCGCGCTATCCGCTGCTGCTGGACGAGCTGTTGGATACCGCCACTCTGTACCAGCCGGTGGCGCCGGACGCCTATCGCAGCGAGTTGCGTCAGTATCTGCTGCGGGTGCCGGAAGACGACGAAGAGCAAAAGCTGGAGGCGCTGCGCCAGTTCAAGCAGGCGCAGCAGTTGCGTATCGCCGCGGCGGATATCGCCGAGGCGCTGCCGGTGATGAAAGTAAGCGATCACCTCACTTATCTGGCGGAGGCGATCATCGACGCGGTGGTGCAACAGGCCTGGGGCGACATGGTAGCGCGCTACGGCCAGCCTGCCCACCTGCAGGAGCGCGAAGGGCGCGGTTTTGCGGTGATCGGCTACGGCAAGCTGGGCGGCTGGGAGCTGGGTTACAGTTCTGACCTCGATCTGGTGTTTCTGCTGGATTGCCCGCCGGAGGTGATGACCGACGGCGAACGCAGCATCGACGGCCGCCAGTTCTATCTGCGCCTGGCCCAGCGGGTGATGCACCTGTTCAGCACTCGCACTTCGTCCGGCATTCTGTACGAAGTGGATGCCCGCCTGCGGCCTTCCGGCGCCGCCGGCATGCTGGTCAGCACCGTTGAGGCGTTTGCCGATTACCAGCAGAACGAAGCCTGGACCTGGGAACATCAGGCTCTGGTGCGCGCGCGCATCGTGCACGGCGACCCGGCGTTGCATCAGCAGTTTGCCGCCATTCGCCGCGAAATCCTGTGCAAAGCGCGCGAGCCGGAAACGCTGCGGCGCGAAGTGCGCGAGATGCGCGAGAAAATGCGCAACCATCTGGGCAGCAAGCAGCGCGATCTGTTTGATATCAAAGCCGATGAAGGCGGTATCACCGATATCGAATTTATCGCCCAATATCTGGTCTTAGGCTATGCGAACGCCGAACCGCGCCTGACGCGCTGGTCGGATAACGTGCGCATCTTCGAGCTGATGGCCAACTACGACATCATGCCGGAAGAAGAAGCGCGCGCGCTGACCCAGGCCTACGTCACCATGCGCGATGAGATCCATCATCTGGCGCTGCAGGAGCATTCCGGCAAGGTTGGCGGCGGGCTGTTCGCCGCCGAACGCGAGCAGGTGCGCGCCAGCTGGAGCAAATGGCTGGGCTAA
- a CDS encoding CYTH domain-containing protein — MTVEIELKFIATPEAVAALPQQLAAWPNQHSAPQKLTNIYFETADNFLRGQDMGLRIRGFDDSYEMTIKTAGKVVGGLHQRPEYNVAIAAPELALEQFPADIWPQGCDLNALQQALQPLFRTDFVREKWVVTYGKSEIEIGLDQGEVRAGELSEALCEVELELKQGNTEDLLALANALAEHGGLRQGSLSKAARGYHLAQGDVARERRQLGVLKPAAKSSVEQGMIASFELALSHWQYHEELWLRGDAQARRSVMEAIALIRQALVIFGGLVPRKASADLRTRLTALEPLLVDKTTQPQVLCYSAEYLQCKLALTSWLVTGAWRPFVDAKAQAKLDGSFKRFCDIMLGRSAAELKEAFNRTLNEDEYQEQLPRLTRQVSAFILLSGAYPDEQTGPYIDSWRELQLALAERRQGWYEASRKQALSHAPFWLNGALR; from the coding sequence ATGACCGTTGAAATAGAACTGAAATTTATCGCCACTCCCGAAGCGGTCGCCGCATTGCCGCAGCAGCTGGCGGCCTGGCCCAATCAGCATTCCGCACCGCAGAAGCTGACCAATATTTATTTCGAAACCGCCGACAATTTCCTGCGTGGCCAGGATATGGGCCTGCGCATCCGCGGGTTCGACGACAGTTATGAAATGACCATCAAAACCGCCGGCAAAGTGGTGGGCGGTCTGCATCAGCGGCCGGAGTACAACGTCGCCATCGCTGCGCCGGAATTGGCGCTGGAACAGTTCCCGGCGGATATCTGGCCGCAGGGGTGCGATCTCAACGCGCTGCAACAGGCGCTGCAGCCGCTGTTCCGCACCGATTTCGTGCGTGAGAAGTGGGTGGTCACTTACGGTAAAAGCGAGATTGAGATTGGCCTCGATCAGGGCGAGGTCCGCGCTGGTGAGTTGAGCGAGGCGCTGTGCGAGGTGGAACTGGAGCTTAAGCAGGGCAACACTGAGGATCTGCTGGCGCTGGCCAACGCGTTGGCGGAGCACGGCGGATTGCGCCAGGGCAGCCTGAGCAAGGCGGCGCGCGGCTATCATTTGGCGCAGGGCGACGTTGCGCGCGAGCGCCGTCAGCTGGGCGTACTGAAGCCGGCGGCCAAGTCCAGCGTTGAGCAGGGCATGATCGCCAGCTTTGAACTGGCGCTCAGCCACTGGCAATACCATGAAGAACTGTGGCTGCGCGGCGACGCTCAGGCCCGTCGCTCGGTGATGGAGGCGATTGCGCTGATCCGCCAGGCGTTGGTCATTTTCGGCGGCCTGGTGCCGCGCAAGGCCAGCGCCGATTTGCGCACGCGTCTCACTGCGCTGGAGCCGCTGCTGGTGGACAAAACCACCCAGCCGCAGGTGCTGTGCTACAGCGCAGAGTACCTGCAGTGTAAGTTGGCGCTCACATCTTGGCTGGTGACCGGCGCTTGGCGCCCGTTCGTCGACGCCAAGGCGCAGGCCAAGCTGGACGGTTCCTTCAAACGTTTTTGCGACATCATGCTGGGGCGCAGCGCCGCCGAGCTGAAAGAGGCCTTCAACCGCACGCTGAATGAAGATGAATACCAGGAACAGCTGCCGCGCCTGACGCGCCAGGTGTCGGCGTTTATCCTGCTCTCCGGAGCCTATCCCGACGAGCAGACCGGGCCTTACATCGACAGCTGGCGCGAGCTGCAGCTGGCGCTGGCCGAACGCCGCCAGGGCTGGTATGAAGCCAGCCGCAAGCAGGCCTTATCCCATGCGCCATTCTGGTTAAACGGCGCGCTTCGTTAA
- a CDS encoding TIGR04211 family SH3 domain-containing protein translates to MQKLRLICLAVLSFSITWGAHAEDKRYISDELSTYVHSGPGNQYRIVGTLNAGEEVTLLSVNDATNYGQIRDPKGRTTWIPLDQLSQTPSLRTRVPELEQQVKTLTDKLANIDNSWNQRTAEMQQKVAGSDGTISGLQQENQDLKNQLVVAQKKVSAVNLQLDDKQRTIILQWFMYGGGVAGVGLLLGLLLPHLIPRRKNNNRWMN, encoded by the coding sequence ATGCAGAAATTACGCCTAATTTGCCTTGCCGTGCTGAGCTTCAGCATCACTTGGGGCGCACATGCCGAAGATAAACGTTATATCTCCGATGAATTGAGCACTTACGTCCATAGCGGCCCAGGCAACCAGTACCGCATTGTCGGTACCCTGAACGCCGGTGAAGAAGTCACCCTGTTGAGCGTAAATGACGCGACCAATTACGGCCAGATCCGTGATCCTAAAGGCCGCACCACCTGGATCCCGCTCGATCAGCTGAGCCAAACGCCGAGCCTGCGCACCCGCGTGCCCGAGCTGGAACAGCAGGTGAAAACCCTGACTGACAAGCTGGCCAACATCGACAACAGCTGGAACCAGCGCACTGCGGAAATGCAGCAAAAAGTGGCGGGCAGCGACGGCACCATCAGCGGTCTGCAGCAGGAAAACCAGGATCTGAAAAACCAGCTGGTGGTCGCGCAGAAGAAGGTTAGCGCGGTCAATTTGCAGCTCGACGACAAGCAGCGCACCATTATCCTGCAGTGGTTCATGTACGGCGGTGGCGTGGCCGGCGTCGGCCTGCTGCTGGGGCTGTTGCTGCCGCACCTGATCCCGCGCCGCAAAAACAACAACCGCTGGATGAACTGA
- a CDS encoding multifunctional CCA addition/repair protein — MKIYLVGGAVRDGLLDIPVFDRDWVVVGATPAELLAMGYQQVGKDFPVFLNPETHEEYALARTERKSGQGYTGFTCYAAPDVTLEEDLMRRDLTINAIARSADGELIDPYHGVADLQARVLRHVSDAFGEDPLRVLRVARFAARFAHLGFRIAEETLALMRNMAHGGELAALTAERVWKETEKALQSQSPQVYFQALRDCDALAVLFPEIDALFGVPAPAKWHPEIDTGVHTLMTLAIAAQLSPEVDVRFSALCHDLGKGLTPKEFWPHHHGHGPAGVRLVEALCQRLRVPNPVRDLARLVAEYHDLIHTVNKLRPETLLKLFDAVDVWRKPQRLEQMILTSEADARGRTGFENNPYPQGDYLRQAYQVANAVSIKEVVASGLQGLAIRDELKRRRQQALADWKLTQDILPEQA; from the coding sequence GTGAAGATTTACCTGGTCGGCGGCGCCGTCCGCGACGGCCTGCTCGATATCCCGGTGTTCGACCGCGACTGGGTGGTGGTAGGCGCCACGCCGGCTGAGCTGCTGGCGATGGGTTATCAGCAGGTCGGTAAAGACTTCCCGGTCTTCCTCAATCCTGAAACCCACGAGGAATACGCGCTGGCCCGCACCGAGCGCAAATCCGGCCAAGGCTATACCGGTTTCACCTGCTACGCCGCGCCGGACGTTACCCTTGAAGAAGACCTGATGCGCCGCGATCTGACCATCAACGCTATTGCCCGCTCCGCCGACGGCGAGCTGATTGATCCCTACCATGGCGTGGCGGACCTGCAGGCACGCGTGCTGCGCCACGTTTCCGACGCCTTTGGCGAAGATCCGCTGCGTGTGCTGCGCGTGGCGCGTTTCGCCGCCCGCTTCGCCCATCTTGGATTCCGCATCGCGGAGGAAACCCTGGCGCTGATGCGCAATATGGCACACGGCGGCGAGCTGGCGGCGCTGACCGCCGAGCGGGTGTGGAAAGAAACCGAGAAGGCGCTGCAGAGCCAGAGCCCGCAGGTGTATTTCCAGGCGCTGCGCGACTGCGACGCCCTGGCGGTGCTGTTTCCGGAGATCGACGCCCTGTTCGGCGTGCCTGCGCCGGCCAAGTGGCACCCAGAGATCGACACCGGCGTCCACACGCTGATGACGCTGGCGATCGCGGCGCAGCTCAGCCCGGAGGTGGACGTGCGCTTCTCCGCGCTGTGTCACGATCTCGGCAAGGGGCTGACGCCGAAAGAGTTCTGGCCGCACCATCACGGCCACGGCCCGGCCGGGGTTCGGCTGGTCGAGGCATTGTGCCAGCGCCTGCGGGTGCCCAACCCGGTGCGCGATCTGGCCAGGCTGGTGGCTGAATATCATGACCTGATCCATACGGTAAACAAGCTGCGGCCGGAAACCCTGCTGAAGCTGTTCGATGCCGTGGACGTATGGCGTAAGCCACAGCGGCTGGAGCAAATGATCCTGACCAGCGAAGCGGACGCGCGCGGCCGCACCGGCTTCGAGAATAATCCGTATCCGCAGGGCGACTATTTACGCCAGGCCTACCAGGTGGCCAATGCGGTGTCGATTAAAGAGGTGGTGGCCAGCGGGCTGCAGGGCCTGGCGATCCGCGACGAGCTCAAACGCCGTCGCCAACAGGCGCTGGCCGACTGGAAGCTCACTCAGGATATTCTGCCGGAACAGGCATAA
- the bacA gene encoding undecaprenyl-diphosphate phosphatase, with protein sequence MADMHSLFIAFVLGVVEGLTEFLPVSSTGHMIIVGEWLGFTGDKAKTFEVIIQLGSILAVVVMFWRRLFGLIGIHFGGKPVEHEGKTSGQLKLGHILLAMIPAVVLGLAFHDFIKSLFAPKNVMYALVVGGLLLLAAEWLKPKKPSAEGLDDITYRQAFMIGCFQCLALWPGFSRSGSTIAGGMLVGVNRYAASEFSFILAVPMMIGASGLDLYKSLHFLTMGDLPMFAVGFVTAFVVALIAIKTFLSLIKRISFVPFAIYRFIVAAVVYMVFM encoded by the coding sequence ATGGCGGACATGCATTCACTGTTTATCGCGTTTGTTCTTGGGGTGGTTGAAGGGTTAACGGAGTTTTTGCCGGTGTCTTCCACCGGGCACATGATCATTGTGGGCGAGTGGCTGGGCTTTACCGGCGACAAGGCCAAAACCTTTGAGGTTATCATTCAGCTGGGGTCGATTCTGGCGGTGGTGGTGATGTTCTGGCGCCGCCTGTTCGGCCTGATCGGCATTCATTTTGGCGGTAAACCTGTTGAGCACGAAGGTAAAACTTCAGGCCAACTGAAGCTGGGCCACATTCTGCTGGCGATGATCCCGGCGGTAGTGTTGGGGCTGGCGTTCCACGATTTCATCAAATCGCTGTTCGCGCCGAAAAACGTGATGTACGCATTGGTGGTTGGCGGCCTGCTGCTGCTGGCGGCGGAATGGCTGAAGCCGAAAAAGCCGAGCGCGGAAGGGCTGGATGACATTACCTACCGCCAGGCGTTCATGATTGGCTGCTTCCAGTGTCTGGCGCTGTGGCCGGGCTTCTCCCGTTCTGGCTCCACCATCGCCGGCGGCATGCTGGTGGGCGTGAACCGTTACGCGGCCTCTGAGTTTTCCTTCATTCTGGCGGTGCCGATGATGATCGGCGCCAGCGGCCTGGATTTGTACAAGAGCCTGCATTTCCTGACGATGGGTGACTTGCCGATGTTCGCCGTCGGTTTCGTCACCGCCTTCGTGGTGGCGCTGATTGCGATCAAGACCTTCTTGTCGCTGATCAAACGCATCTCGTTTGTGCCCTTCGCCATCTACCGCTTTATCGTTGCCGCCGTGGTTTATATGGTCTTCATGTAA
- the folB gene encoding bifunctional dihydroneopterin aldolase/7,8-dihydroneopterin epimerase — translation MDIVFIEELTVITTIGVYDWEQSIRQKLVFDIEMGWDNRKAAASDDVNDCLSYADISEAIIQHVEPNRFALVERVAEEISEILLQRFNSPWVRIKVSKPGAVAHANRVGVIIERGTRPA, via the coding sequence ATGGATATCGTATTTATTGAAGAGCTTACCGTAATTACCACCATTGGCGTTTATGATTGGGAACAAAGCATTCGTCAGAAGCTGGTGTTCGATATCGAAATGGGCTGGGATAACCGCAAAGCCGCCGCCAGCGACGACGTCAACGACTGCCTGAGCTACGCCGACATCAGTGAAGCCATCATCCAGCACGTCGAACCAAACCGCTTCGCGCTGGTGGAGCGCGTGGCGGAGGAAATATCCGAAATTTTGCTCCAGCGCTTCAATTCCCCCTGGGTCCGTATTAAGGTCAGCAAACCGGGCGCTGTAGCACATGCCAATCGGGTCGGCGTCATCATTGAACGCGGCACCCGTCCTGCGTGA
- the plsY gene encoding glycerol-3-phosphate 1-O-acyltransferase PlsY: protein MSATALGMIIFAYLCGSISSAILVCRIARLPDPREHGSGNPGATNVLRIGGRLAAAAVLVFDILKGMLPVWLAYKLEVPPLYLGLTAIAACLGHIYPVFFHFRGGKGVATAFGAIAPIGWDLTGLMTGTWLLTVLLSGYSSLGAIVSALIAPFYVWWFKPQFTFPVAMLSCLILMRHHDNIQRLWRGQEGKIWGKFRKKKADAAEAEEEKKEP from the coding sequence ATGAGTGCTACCGCGCTTGGCATGATTATCTTCGCGTATCTGTGTGGCTCAATTTCCAGCGCGATCCTGGTTTGCCGGATCGCCAGGCTGCCCGATCCGCGTGAACATGGCTCAGGGAATCCAGGAGCGACCAACGTCCTGCGCATCGGCGGCCGCCTGGCGGCGGCGGCGGTGCTGGTATTCGATATCCTGAAAGGAATGCTGCCGGTCTGGCTGGCCTATAAGCTGGAGGTGCCGCCGCTGTATCTGGGCCTGACGGCGATCGCCGCCTGCCTGGGGCATATCTACCCGGTGTTCTTCCACTTCCGCGGCGGCAAGGGCGTGGCGACGGCCTTCGGCGCCATCGCGCCTATCGGCTGGGATCTGACCGGCCTGATGACCGGCACCTGGCTGCTGACGGTGCTGCTCAGCGGTTATTCTTCACTGGGCGCCATCGTCAGCGCGCTGATCGCCCCGTTCTACGTTTGGTGGTTCAAACCGCAGTTCACCTTCCCGGTAGCGATGCTCTCCTGCCTGATCCTGATGCGGCATCACGATAATATCCAGCGCCTGTGGCGCGGCCAGGAAGGAAAAATCTGGGGCAAGTTCCGCAAGAAGAAAGCCGACGCGGCCGAAGCGGAAGAAGAGAAGAAAGAACCCTGA
- the tsaD gene encoding tRNA (adenosine(37)-N6)-threonylcarbamoyltransferase complex transferase subunit TsaD, producing MRVLGIETSCDETGIAVYDDQAGLLANQLYSQVKLHADYGGVVPELASRDHVRKTVPLIQAALKEANLTAADIDGVAYTAGPGLVGALLVGATVGRALAFAWNVPAVPVHHMEGHLLAPMLEDNPPAFPFVALLVSGGHTQLISVTGIGEYELLGESIDDAAGEAFDKTAKLLGLDYPGGPMLSKMAQQGMAGRFTFPRPMTDRPGLDFSFSGLKTFAANTIRSNGDDDQTRADIARAFEDAVVDTLAIKCKRALEQTGFKRLVMAGGVSANRTLRAKLAEMMHKRGGEVFYARPEFCTDNGAMIAYAGLVRLQSGANPELSVSVRPRWPLAELPAV from the coding sequence ATGCGAGTACTGGGTATAGAAACTTCCTGCGATGAAACCGGAATTGCAGTGTATGACGATCAAGCCGGTTTATTGGCCAACCAATTATACAGCCAGGTGAAGCTGCATGCCGACTACGGCGGCGTGGTGCCGGAACTGGCCTCCCGCGATCACGTGCGCAAAACCGTGCCGCTGATCCAGGCCGCGTTAAAAGAAGCCAACCTGACCGCAGCCGATATCGACGGCGTGGCCTATACCGCCGGGCCGGGTCTGGTGGGGGCACTGCTGGTCGGCGCTACCGTCGGCCGCGCGCTGGCGTTCGCCTGGAACGTGCCGGCGGTGCCGGTGCACCATATGGAAGGCCACCTGCTGGCGCCGATGCTGGAAGACAACCCGCCGGCGTTCCCGTTTGTCGCGCTGCTGGTTTCCGGCGGCCATACCCAGTTGATCAGCGTCACCGGCATCGGTGAGTACGAACTGCTGGGCGAATCGATCGACGACGCCGCCGGCGAAGCCTTCGATAAAACCGCCAAGCTGCTCGGGCTGGATTACCCCGGCGGGCCGATGCTGTCGAAGATGGCGCAGCAAGGAATGGCGGGGCGCTTTACCTTCCCGCGGCCGATGACCGATCGCCCGGGGCTGGATTTCAGCTTCTCCGGCCTGAAAACCTTCGCGGCCAACACCATTCGTTCCAACGGCGACGACGATCAAACCCGCGCCGACATCGCCCGCGCATTTGAAGATGCGGTGGTGGATACGCTGGCGATCAAGTGCAAGCGCGCACTGGAGCAAACCGGCTTCAAACGGCTGGTAATGGCGGGCGGCGTCAGCGCCAACCGCACGCTGCGCGCCAAGCTGGCGGAGATGATGCATAAGCGCGGCGGGGAAGTGTTCTATGCCCGCCCGGAATTCTGTACCGACAACGGCGCGATGATTGCCTATGCCGGCCTGGTGCGGCTGCAAAGCGGCGCCAACCCCGAGCTGAGCGTTTCGGTGCGGCCGCGCTGGCCGTTGGCGGAGCTGCCTGCGGTATAA
- the rpsU gene encoding 30S ribosomal protein S21 produces MPVIKVRENEPFDVALRRFKRSCEKAGVLAEVRRREFYEKPTTERKRAKASAVKRHAKKLARENARRTRLY; encoded by the coding sequence ATGCCGGTAATTAAAGTACGTGAAAACGAGCCATTTGACGTTGCTCTGCGTCGTTTCAAACGCTCTTGCGAGAAAGCAGGCGTTTTAGCTGAAGTTCGTCGTCGTGAGTTCTATGAAAAACCGACTACCGAACGTAAACGCGCTAAAGCTTCCGCTGTGAAACGTCACGCGAAGAAACTGGCTCGCGAAAACGCACGCCGCACTCGTCTGTATTAA